A stretch of DNA from Polyodon spathula isolate WHYD16114869_AA chromosome 4, ASM1765450v1, whole genome shotgun sequence:
ttttaattttgtctgtacacatatacagtatctatgaaaacattaaaagtagggTGGTCTATAAAATACCCCCATTTGTAGCAAAGGCATGCAACCTTGAGCCTTTTCAATCTAAAACTTATTAAATCTCTAATCAGGCAGTAGTGTTGTTAATCATTACATTTGACTATGTAATGGGCCTGTATAACACAGTTGCCATATCCTTGAGCAATGGCCACAAGAAACTGAGTTGAAGTAATTATTTGGCTTCACTTGTATTGTATTAGAACTTTACTAGACACATGGTaaggtgtaaaaaaacaaattcattttaataataaaaaggtgttCAAAAGAATTCtgtgaacaaaaatgaaaaataaatacttttatgcACATAACCTGGTCTCTTTCTTTTCACACACAGATTGCAGctttttcagttaaaacaaagtgTGACCAAACCAGGTCATTTTCACATTGATTTTCACTCACCAAAAACGGTAACACATTACACAATCATTTAAAGCAAGGCACAGtctattactgtatatttttatgaatCACAACTGAAACACAGTTAAGCCATTAATCTGGTACTGCCCATGTTTGATTGAGGTTATTTGTGGGTCCAAGTCCCTTATATAAATAAACTCAGAAGCTTCTTGCATTTGTAATACaattaaatcaaatgaaaacataCTGTTAAATACACAGAGCAGTGTAGCAAATTATACAATTTAATATCTCTTCATTAAAAGTAATTTCCAAGTATTTGGCAAAAGTGGTCAGTTGGTACCCAAAGTTCCTTACTCATGTTCTCAACAGGGGTCTTTCTCAACAGGCAATTCATTAATTGGGAATTCAGATTCAGAGCATTCTAAGTCATATCagtaaaaaaaggttaaaagtaAACTGATTGCAAAGTCATCTGCATGAGGGTTGGGTACAAAGGCTTCTAAGCAGGTTTACAGGTCATGAAAAGCACCAGTTTCAGCATTGTGATGATCCCTTCTGTTGTTCGGCTTGATGGGACTCAGCTCTGCGTGTCACGTGCTGGTGATTATCCAGTTAACCCAGACTCTGGGCTTTTtccccagtcctgctggagagcTTAGACAACAGAGAAGAGTTACATTTGTAAGGCACTGGGAAGCAGGATTACTAGGAGTGAAAGAAACGTTGCTGCTGTGctgaacaatacacatacctTTTGTGTGTGCCTTCTCTTATAAAGAGTTTTCATTGTGGCGTGTCACTGTTGAAGGACGTCCTGAAAGACTCctttaactgtaaaataaacagaacagtgcACATCAGGCGCTCTGTCACAGGCAGTCAATTTTAGTTTctactattttaaataatatttcaattatgtcttccacggtttaaaaaaaaaagtaagaagtGTTAAACAAATGTCTGTTATTCAATCTGTTAATCTTTGAGTTATTGTAGTGCTTAAAAAAAAGCTTGGCAGTCAGATAGTATACAGTGTTAAACAAACTTAGCTGAAACTATACAGTAGGTTAaacttataaaacaaaaatacttatACTGTTattaataaactatttaaaaaataaataaaataaaaaactccttgtagcagggagagatctgtgctgactctgctggcgtgttcatgggctgcaggaagagggcggcagtcgcccaacaaccgcctgtgagtcatggcagtgacacggggaggtgggaaagtgggtgtgtggactttccccctctctgagtggctgagaggtgagtcttgggtgattgttggtcctataaaataacgctctgctgtctcctcaggtctgcccttatagactcaCTGAGAATGCGGAAACGCTGGTTGCGGACcaagaaccagccgggagagaaaaagacatggaagtgtcacagtgagaccgTGAGAGCGGgcaacccttgggcagaccccttaaaaatataatagAGTAGGACAGAggtccgggtcgcacgggcagcggcgaccgagatattgctgcagagtgcagcaccttttatttgtagttttgttattgtgttattttgtcctttGTTATTTTGCCTTCTGTTCTCGTTGTTATTTccttgagcacctgcaaggcgccgtattgtgtaccatcgcttggtatgcccgtggttctgtttaccatcgttggtaaatcagaccacagacccacagcgccatctgcaggataaactgaaaaacagcaccccgaaaataaaactgggcacctgtgcggtgttgccaaatccacctcctgtgtcagtgaattatccaccacccttccacactcctATACAAAATAGATCTTCAGGATAGCATCTAATAGTGCCTTTAATCAAATTTGAACCAGAATAATTAATAGGATATAGTCAACTAGGAGTTGAAAGTCCCTACAGCAAGTGTGTCGGGGGTCTACAGTTTTCTTTTACTAAAAAAGGAATTGTATTTGAAGTTTCTTAATTGTAAATTAAtacaaagtcccaatctaaaacAGTCACCTGGCTTTCAGTGTGCAGAAAAATCTGTACTATACatccaaaaagaaaaagtaagCTTTTTACTTGActgaactaataaaataaaagatcttaCACTTTGTAGGAAGGCCATAAAGTCCCGTTTGTCCTGTGAATTTTGCTTTTTGACAGTTTCGTTTATGGGTGAGTACATTGCTTTTAAGTCTGCCCTCTCAGGTGTGGGATTTTCAGCTGCAATAGAAGTTGTGTCCTTTGTCCCCTGTGAACTCAGTTTTGAGAGGGGACCTATTGTGTCAATTAAGTCAACACTTTTTTCACAGCAGACCTCAGGTAAAGCCAGACACTGTGTGGAGATACTTCTGGTAGGAGACTTGATTTTCAAATCAGGTGTTGTTTGAGAGTTTACAAGACTTTTCACTTGCAGCTCTGCAAGAAGACAGGATTGCACTTCCAAGAGTCGATGCATTTCCTGGAAAATACAAGCACCAAAAAATACCACTGATTATAAACAATTTAAACTGCATTATCCCACAATCATGttacattttacactaaaatgcAGTTCCTTAATATACCATAGAGTTCATTTACTATAGTCTTCCTTAGTCTTCTGTGCAGGCTTTGTTTACAATGCAGTGCGTTTACATTCTCCAAACAGGAATTTTAGCTATGGGGTTAAAAGTAACCTCCTCGAGCAGAACTCTGACAATCCCTGCCATCCACTTGATGTCTATTAATCACTGTAGATTGGTTTTGTTATGACTGCTGTGGAAAAGAATTATACCAATTGAATTCCTTCCTCATAATGGCATGCTAGGACTGCAAGTTGATTCTCCAGCTCGTTTACTTCTTGTCTCACAGCCTTCCGCAAAGCTTTTACATGCCTCACTTCCTCTCTGTGGGATAACACAATCCAGGGTGTTAATATAGTTTTTCACTCTCACTGTAGTTCCAGAAATGCCTTTGGTACATGTGGTAAGAAATGGCATACCACTGATACATACAGTATAGCATCCTTTCattttaatcaataaaataagttatagaagaaaagaaatactgaaaattagtaaattaaatatatgtaatGAGGAAAAATATATAGTTATTTGTATTACAATGAATTACTTTTAATTACTATGAATGTGTTAATTTTGCAAGTAGTTATTATCCCACTGATAATTTTGGTaaagtactgtataaaatgtgatcatttggtattattattattattattattattattattattattattattattaataatataatgttgttattattgttattatttcatgtttGCCATAGAGTTCTTGTCTGTTGCTTACTTTTCTAAATCAGAAAGAATGCTGTAAACGGAAGCCTGCTCATCATCAAGTTCTTCTTCAATTTCTATCAGCCTTTCACGAAATGTCCTCAAGGATTTTGTGATGATTTCGATTCCATTAGttgtgtactgtaaaaaaaaaaaagataaaaaaataataaatatacacaagAAAGGTACGCAAGCCATACCAACATGTtttgcatctatctatctatctatctatctatctatctatctatctatctatctatctatctatctatctatctatctgtatacaAGTTTGCTCTGGGCCCATTGATAAACAAGACATGAGCgattattttattcaaattacaCATCCAGCTTGAAAGAGAAATGTACTTCGTATGTCTGGGCAGAGGTGGGTATTCTTGGTAAGTGTACCTCTCAGAATATTGAAAGGGCCTTTAAACACTATTCATTTTACTAAGGTTTGTTCATGCAATATAGCTAACACTTGTATTATAAATAACAACACTGTTTCTTCTTACACTTTCAACTCTGGAAAGGTTGTAACTTAGTTTCATCTAATAAAATCAGAAGTCTGAAAAATACCACTGGGATACCAATATAATAGCAACATATtaccccaaaaacacacaagaaacacTAGAGATTTAGATCATTTGCACTATTATCCTGATATTGTAATGGTTTACCAGTGTCCAGTGTTGGctgatgtattttatatatatgttatgttatatatatatatatatatatatatatatatatatatatatatatatatatatattattttatatatatatatatatatatatatatatatatataatatatatattgtaatgtttctaaaaaaaaaaaaaaaaaagaggttacaGTAAAAAGGTTCCTAAGAAAGCAGGAATGAAAACAAATCTTTCAAAAAAACAAgagaaccataaaaaaaaaaaaaaagttgtcgaTCCAATTCCTTATCgctgttttttggtttaattattatCAATGTCTATTTTTTATGTACTGTGCTTGATGCCTTTGTCTTCGGGTAATACATTCTCCTGTCTGTCAATATATTAACCAGAGGGGACAACAGTTTTCCACAAAAACCCTAAATAGTagatatatgttttattaaatccaTGAAAGACAGCCTTACAGTCTCTCCTGTTTTCTACACATCAGTAGAAAACTCTCACAGAATAAGGTTCAGGTCTTTAGGCTTGTATTTCTAAACAGCTCCTAAGTGTttgtgtggagagtggagatatTGCTAAAAGATGGtaatagagggtttttttttttttttttttttttataccatgtgtttttagagtctttttattttagaattttagaaAAGTTTCTCTTCAGGAAGCTCGGGGAAAAAGCGCTTCcccaatatttaattttattttttattcagcagCATCGCATGGGCCTGTTGCTGTGAATATGTACTGTTGTTATGAATGGTTGCTATGTATGTGtacctgtggcagggcagaagccctgctgctgtaaatagtgtgtgtgggaatgtaagtttggcaggggtggggttaaatcAGGGgtgggccagtgtccctcctggtttttgttccaactgtaccctaaattacttaattagaccaattaattGCTTAtcagaagcttaattggtcaaattaattaatttagggtacagttagaacaaaagccaggaggaacactggccctccaggatcaggattgcccacccctgtgttaaatctatccctgccagcaatcacaggtgtgtccattccccaattaggtaattggagCTAACTGGGGAgtagccacatgtataaaaggaaggagaaatcctttgtctggtgaaGGGAATTTGGTGTCCtgtgttttgatgtgtgtttgtAGCTGTACTGacggcgaatgcccagcctacctaatattatattgttttgtttttgttttaatatttattttggccattgtgattgtttatttgttccagtgttttttttatttgttgttttgtgatttaaatgtgctcaacagcgcttcactgcagctttcttgtctccGCGTCTCTCCTCCTGCCGGTAACTAACAGATGAAACAATATTAGTCCTAGAGGCAAAGATTAAACAAATATTCTTGTTAACAAATTAATGTATACCATATTTTTCAGAATATGTGCATGTTGGATTACATAGGCTGTGCAATATCCATCTTTTGTGTAACATGCACCTCTTGTAACTATTACTGTCAAACACTGCAAACGTCGTATAACACACAACCTGTAATAACTTACTGGGAAAGCAGCTACATTCCTGATTGCACATTGAAGTAGCTCCAGGGTTTTATGCAAGTGACCCACTGTAACATTATCAGATGCCTTAGCGTAAAAGCCATGTGAAGAAAAGCCACTTGGAGAACAGCAGCAGTGGTGGTGACAGGAACGATCATTAAACATCTCGTCCGAGTTACCATCATCATTTACAAGTCCAGTATCCAATGATACAGAATTGGACAAGAAGCTGTAGCCATGACTATCACATGAAAGTATGGGTTTATAAGCATCTTGCTTATGTTCGAGAATAGTCTGACCAAAGACATTTCTGTTATCCATACAGTGAAGTAGTGGAATAACAGACCCTGACCTTTTCATGAAGGCCTCTGTTTTGGCTTGCTGATGTGTTTGTGACATGATTTCCAAAGAATGGCCTTTGGCTATATGCCTTTTGGGCAGACTGTATTGGAAAGTAGTCCTTAAGTTTGAGGACATCTGTACAGATACAGATCTGGTTAAGGCAATGTTTGGGTTTGATGTTTGGTAAAGTTCTTTGAGCTTATGGGGTCTATAAGAAGGCATTGTATATTCACACTGATCCATTTTTGAGTCTGCCTGTTGGTTAATAGAATGAAAGGTGCTATTAAATGCCTGGGGAAGACTGTCTGGGGAAGACTCAAGAGCATGACTGTTGATAACCTCTAGATCTGTTTTAGAGCCTTCACTTTGGCTTGTATTGGTCCCCAAAATATTAACGGGACAATCTCGTAGGCCTTCTTCAGTCTGAGAAAAAACAGGGAAAATCTCAACCTCTTGAATTGAGTTTTGAGACTTATCACCAAAAGAAAGAGGtaatatgtttgtattgtaatCCAAACCTGGGGTGTTTTGCAGTTGCATATTTGGTATTTGCATGTCTCCATCTTGATGTCTAACACTTTCACTTGTGTCCAAATTAGGAATGATTTCTAGCTGCACATTTAGACCTTGATTGTCTAAAGCAGTGCTTAGGCTTCCATTGTCATCCATTGGTTCTGGTACTGTCACTTCTTTGTTAAAGTGCTCTTTGTTACATTCATTTAAGATTAAGTCACTGTCTTCTAATGATGTTCCCTGCAATGGTACTGGAACCTTCAAGTATTCCTGGATAACAGAGGTGTTACTTTCTACAACTATGGAAACTTGTATGTTATGGGAACAAGAACAGTCATCCTCTTCCTGTAATTCCAGTTGTGGAGATCTTACATTTTCATCATCCGATGTCAAACCATTTTTCTGTGAAACATCAGAATCTAATTCTTTCTCTGGATCTTGATGTGAAGTTGAGAGATCCATGTTTCCCCTGAAAGTAGTCTGGCTGTCCACACAATTAGTATCCAGTTTTTGAAGTGTCTGTTGGAAAAAGTCACAATATGAGTAGGCACTGAGTATTGCTGTTACTGCTCCTTTATCTTTGCGAAAGCTTTGGGCTTAAAAAAGGTCAGATTATATACAAAACTATCTTGGATTAGTTATTTGGACTACATATTTAATTGACTAAACCGGCAAGAATACATTGCTAGTTACTCATTGGAGGATCCTTAAAGCTGTGATCTAGATAGATGAATAGAAAGCTGTGCTTGGAGAACCAGCGCCTGGAGCTGCAACAACTAACTACCCTCCACCTTTCAAATAACAAGCCTGAGTTTCCCCACTACAAAAAGCAGTTTCAGTAGTTTTAACTTTGCACCAGGACTGACTTCACATTTTGGTTTAATACCTattgttttcactgtgttttttatttattttttttactgaaggcTAAGGATCAGCTGCaattatttgcaatgttttttttttgtttttttttgtgtgttaaccCAGgcgaaaaacaaaacttttgtaaGCCTTCATTTCCAGGGTAGTGAAAGTCATCCTACCACAGCCAGTCAGTTCTTCTCTCCAGAAAGGTAATGCAGATTTTTCAAGGTATATCCAGCattttccataaatcttacctgctgtgcacttccattcattacaATGTCTTAAATACTGCATTCTAAAAAAGCACGTTATTGTAAACAGGTTATGATATCATTGCTTTCTTAAGGTTTTCCATTTACATGGCCAACTGTTCCCACCCTTCAATGGCTTATTCCCTTCAATAAAcaatcagctgctttccctattgaTGGACATGGTTTCAGCCAATAATATGCTATGACTCAGAAGACTTTGCTGCTGTAAAATAACCCTTCTGTAAAAGAAGTGCAAGTATAATATAGTTCCTGTGAAAAAGGCAGAGGAAACTGAAACTTCATTTAAGCTAAAGTAGCAGATGTTacgttttaaaatatatgtttgctataacaAGTCTTtcaaaaaatgacatttgaaacctctgtaacaaatggaagtgcacaacagataTGATTTATAGAATTAGTTTGTTAGCCAAATTACTTTTAGAATCATTGATGTTGTTTATTGACTTGCAgatgtaatacaaataaacaaagcatatcgttatttactgtgtttattcagAATGGAATAGATAAATAGTGCCAGTCAAAAAAGATgacccttttattttgtagttatttATCTCTCTAATTTGTCTTCcaccttaaaaaataataacaatatggcATCTCCTTTTATGGTGCTTATTGCTTCTGAACCCAGGCTGTTTCATcagaatgatttaaaacaaacgtGTTTTGTCATTAACAGTAACTTGTAACAGTGAGTGTGAGATAACAATAAAGGtatgtgcatttatttacaaGGTCTTATTGTTACATTATATTTTTCTGAGTGgatgtttattcatttattagaGGAGGCcatttataacaataaatattaatttctaaGTTTGGGAACACAAGACCTTACCTTTGAAGCCAGAGGCATTACTGTAGCTTTCTGTAAAAGAGAAGGCACTGATGGTTCCTCCAGAAATCCACTACTGTCTGACTGGCAGCTATTTTCTCTTCTTATGACAGAATCTTCTacacaaaaaaacatcagaaaaggTCAATCccattttattcaaaatcaatatgTAGCCCAACCTGCTTGGTTTATCCTACTCTGTTCTCGACCaacaaataatcaaatataaaattaGAGCTGTCTTTAACGTGAACAAGTAGATCAACATGACCAGCATCCATTGTATGTAAAAAAGTATGTTTGACATACTGATAGATGCTTACATTTATATATCCTAGACaaagatgagattaaaagctttaaaaccaaGAAGGCAAATGAGCCCAGCTCATTTGCATtatggttaagatgctcgcttgcagtgCACGGGGTCGCAGGTTTGTGCCCAgcttctgccctgttacacatacTCCACCATTATAATACATTCAATATagttgtgctaaagaaggtcctcAGCAAGTATACCAAATTgccattttaaacatattctatACATTTATTAACTGTAAcaaacatatataacatatatatatatatatatatatatatatatatatatatatatatatatatatatatatattctatttatttatttaattgctgaGATGGATGGAGGAAATGAAATGCTGTCTTTGAAAATGTGGCAGTGCTTTTTCTGTTCAGTTTAGataaaatgataatttaaaaCAGTGTATTAAGTGACCATAAACTGCAAAATTGTGGTATAAATCTTGGTCTATATTTTTGGAAATTGTAAGTCTTGCTGTCCATCATGGGTCTTGTAACTGACCAAACATGACATAATAAAGATGTATGTATGTTTTAGTTTGGCATATATCACAGCTGAAGAGATAACAGGGAGGAAGGCAATTTGTATTCCTGAAGGACCTGGACCTTGTATTGCTTAGTGGTTGGTTTAGAGTATCTACCTTTTGTGGGCTACTGACAAGGTAAAACCCTTTCTGTGATTTTGTAgtgtttaggatttttttttttttttcaaataaattctaAGAAGGGAAAAGCTTGCTGAAATTCATTGTGGTGGTTTTGCCAGGTGAAATGATCCTCTCAGACATTACAAAGTGGTTATCCCAGTAATCTGCAACTCTTGAATTCAATAAATActaagtactgtatatgaatatcTGCTACTTGTTACTCAGCTCATTTTGAATCACTGGTTAGTATTTACATATGTTACTTCAACAGAAATGATGCTTTCGAATTCTGCAAAGTGTCTTATCTATCTTTGCATAGTGTTTGTGTATCTTCACAGTAGGTAGAACATTACACGCAGCCATTGGTTCCTGCTATGCAAATCATCCAACATTGCACCAGGGTTATTGCTGAAAATGAAAAGTCTGACTTCctgtacttgtgtgtgtttctatgaCAATAatttcacacagacacacacactcacactcacacacacgcacacatgcacacacatacacacatcatAGCTAACAATGTGTCATCCTCACAACAAAAAGACTTAATACTGACCTGTGCCCTGAaacaagtcttatttccatgaGGTCCCGGGATGTTTTTAGTTAATTCTAGTATTATTCATTCAATTTATTGAGTGCATTTAGGTAAcgagaaataaattaattaaatccaATAACCCTACTGAAAGCATTTTaagaaaaagttattttaatcaatttaattacATAAAGCAAGAATGGATACTGAAACTTAGAACAACTTGTCAAAGTCAAATCTATATGTCTGTACAAAAAGAGGCCCcggtttaactttttttcttcaattttgttttcttttttccagttcCATTTATCACTGTCACTGACTGCTGCGTCTTACCACTGATCGCTGAAGTAtccacaatgaaaatgcaagttTGTGCCACAAAGCAAGCAAGAGCTTTCTGTTTCAGAaggctttatttaaatatatttattttttcacagactTAGACTTTTGCAAGGGAAATCAGCCCCTGGCTACAGGATCTACAGTGTTATGTTTGCATTGATTCCAGGAAACAGCGACACAACATTGTATATACTTGACCACACCTATTGTGTGATTTTCCACTACCAGAGAACAAACAGGGTAAATATGCCTAAAAACAGGTGAAAGAAACCGATTAGTGACAGTATATTAGGTGAGTATGTTCAGTAAGGCTTGTGACCTTGTGACTACTTCTTTAACCCATATACAGTGCAGATAAATTATCAATGTCAAATCATAGcataattctgtttttttatctCTACAAATAAGACACTGAAGTGTGTGCCAAACCAGCTTTGATAGCATGCAGGAATTTGATTTCCCAATACAGGGATACATCAATACTGGAATCATGTTTTTTGCTGTACCACAAACcctttagatgttttttttttttaaatgtttaaagaaaatgagATAAGAAACTTCATGAAATTAAGCTGTATGCACCTGTCCTTTGCAACTAGCTCTTCCTTCTGGTGGTGGCCAAATAGTCCAATCATTGTATACTAAATTATCTTGAATAGCACAGCAgaatctcattttaaataaacaaacaaacaaacaaacaaaaaacaaacaaataaataaataaatattttttaaaatgcctcCAATAAGTTAGTCATCTTGGTGCTGACTTTCATACCTACCTAAAGTGACTTGAGTAACTGGTCCTGAAGTGCTCCCTGAAACGCTTCCCTCGTCAAAGCTGTGAATCTGAGTTTGAATAAGAACCATTAATGATTGTAACAAAGATAGATACAgcgataaaaaacaaaaaaacattcacactACAAAATTTCAACGAGAAGCTACAAGAAGTACCTGGACACAACTAATTTTTCAGCAAGGTGTAAGGGCCATTGCTACTTTTTTATCCCATGATGATTCTTACTAGCTGTGATACAAGTGCCAGAAACTCAAATACTCCCTGGGAAACATTTAGTTGAGTCCACAAGAGTGATGTTGATGCTGAGGTCTAGTGAGAGACAAAGGAAGTACATCTGACACCTTTGTGCGCAACACAGATCAATTGAGTTACAATTGTTTTAGTTACCATAATGTATAACTTTTAAGTCCACTAcactggatacaaaaaaaaatattttaaattgataaataatACCTCTTCCATCTCAAAGGAATCGGGAGCCTGTCGATCACCATGTTTTCCTTTCAGTGAAATGGCAGCATTATGTTGGGACTCTAGGGATGTTCTGACTCTTGGTAAACATTCCAAGGCTGGTGAATGTTCACCCCCTGTCACTCCAGATAAAGGAGCAGTCTGTGGATTCTCTTTCTCTGCAACCTTCTCTAGATGCAAATCTGGAGGTGTCTCAGCTGCAGGACTCTGCTCTTCTTCCAGGGGTGACAGGCATCCATTTTCAAGAAGACATTGCCTTGGCTGCCTAAAAGCTATTTTTACATCGCTTCTTGCAGCATTAGGGGAGCCACTGTCTTTCTCTGATGACTGTGTTGATTTCTGTGTTTCTTGCTTGCTTTGTGCCATGCTTATGGTTTGTTTGGAGGCTCGTCGGAGAAACATGgctaacttttttcttttttctttcagttcGGATGCTTTCTTCTCCTCTGGGGTAGTTACAGGAGGTTCAGTGACACCTGACGTATTTATGCTTACATTATTGAACAGGTTTGAAAAGACGCTGGTCACTTGATGCAAGACCTCCAGCTGTCGGAAGCGATCTATAATAAACAGAATCAGATTTGGAAACCTGATTTTCTTTCATTGTGCTTCACTTAATTTAATTCATGGTATTCAAATCatattacctttgctgtgtcacATGGTCTCGTTACAGTTAGACCATTGGACTGACTTTAAACTACTATACATACAACCAACTAAATGATTAGATACTAGGAAGTAGTAGTAACTTTTCATCACATTGTCTTGAGATAGCTCCATGTTCCAAACTGAAGTGTACTTTACAGGCAAAGAACCAAAGGAagaccagtgataatattgttAATGCTAAGAAGAGCTAAGAAGACTGATATTAAAACATGGTTAACACTGCTTTAAGGTGGACTAGAGTAAAAACAATTCTTGTGTTCTAGTTATTTTACGATTATGGTTCCACAACCTGTTTaggacaacaaaaaaataaaattgaagggACAATAGATACGCTCTTTGAACAGTTATACATCCCTTTATTGGTTAATTGGATTTGTGGGATTGTATGTGGTATAGTGTGAGAAAGGTAATCAGTAAGGAAGAGACAAATCAATCCCTTACTAATGCAACCCCACATACTTTAGAACACAGCAGTGGAAAAGAGTGGTatgttttttgcatatttatttaactcaTGCTCGAATCCCCCATAGACTTTCA
This window harbors:
- the LOC121313773 gene encoding protein ITPRID1-like gives rise to the protein MASGSCLPTVDRHSSKRAPLISTKEKWTVLDGQPNPLTHNKRAVPLKRLASAEDDLVLGVEASLYNKNIHRITVQEYIRSLKPQSGNPSLSRWNSVASSFSVSTGIKSVMDVLDRWQDDPEEILLDLGFGVDEPDIFIKIPSRFINCPSSAEGINIRVFLEAQKMRMDTENPDFYNRFRQLEVLHQVTSVFSNLFNNVSINTSGVTEPPVTTPEEKKASELKEKRKKLAMFLRRASKQTISMAQSKQETQKSTQSSEKDSGSPNAARSDVKIAFRQPRQCLLENGCLSPLEEEQSPAAETPPDLHLEKVAEKENPQTAPLSGVTGGEHSPALECLPRVRTSLESQHNAAISLKGKHGDRQAPDSFEMEEIHSFDEGSVSGSTSGPVTQVTLEDSVIRRENSCQSDSSGFLEEPSVPSLLQKATVMPLASKTLQKLDTNCVDSQTTFRGNMDLSTSHQDPEKELDSDVSQKNGLTSDDENVRSPQLELQEEDDCSCSHNIQVSIVVESNTSVIQEYLKVPVPLQGTSLEDSDLILNECNKEHFNKEVTVPEPMDDNGSLSTALDNQGLNVQLEIIPNLDTSESVRHQDGDMQIPNMQLQNTPGLDYNTNILPLSFGDKSQNSIQEVEIFPVFSQTEEGLRDCPVNILGTNTSQSEGSKTDLEVINSHALESSPDSLPQAFNSTFHSINQQADSKMDQCEYTMPSYRPHKLKELYQTSNPNIALTRSVSVQMSSNLRTTFQYSLPKRHIAKGHSLEIMSQTHQQAKTEAFMKRSGSVIPLLHCMDNRNVFGQTILEHKQDAYKPILSCDSHGYSFLSNSVSLDTGLVNDDGNSDEMFNDRSCHHHCCCSPSGFSSHGFYAKASDNVTVGHLHKTLELLQCAIRNVAAFPYTTNGIEIITKSLRTFRERLIEIEEELDDEQASVYSILSDLEKEEVRHVKALRKAVRQEVNELENQLAVLACHYEEGIQLEMHRLLEVQSCLLAELQVKSLVNSQTTPDLKIKSPTRSISTQCLALPEVCCEKSVDLIDTIGPLSKLSSQGTKDTTSIAAENPTPERADLKAMYSPINETVKKQNSQDKRDFMAFLQSLKESFRTSFNSDTPQ